The genomic interval CTTTAACGTCGAGTTTCCGTTTCAGTGCGGATTCAAAAAAGTCTCCCATTTGAGAGGCTATATTTAAAGAAGCGGCAAGCACTGCCCAGTAAAGAACAGGTGCGTTGCCTAACGCTCTTCCATAAACTGTGCAACAGACAATACAGGCAATAAATCCACCGATTGATCCTGCCCATGATTTTTTCGGGCTGATGCGTGGCCATATTTTCTTTTTTCCGAAATATGTTCCGGCATAAAATGCGGCAGTATCAGATGCAGACGATGAAAGGAGAACAAATAATATTTCCCAACTGGTCATGGATGTTAAAAACTGAAGAGATAAAGGAATATAAATCAGTCCGGAAAAAAGAATCAGGGAATTTTTATATGAAGCGGTGTCGGGATTTGCACTATAAGAAAAAAGGAATTTGAAATTATAAACCCAAAACAGGGCGAGGAGTAAAATTATAACCCGTGTAGGTGAAGATAAAGACGCTGTTAAAACTATTGCAATTCCTGAAATTACGCCGAGTAATTTAGCTATATAGTGTGATTTGTCTTTCCAGAACATGGAATAAAATTCATTGAGAGCAACAGCGGCGAAAAGTGTAACTGCACCGATAAGGATATATCCTCCTAAATACAGTGCTGAGAAAAGGGCTAAGACAAGAAGTACCGAGGTTATAATCCGTTGTTGCAAGGAGCTTAAGGTCATGAAAATCCTCTAATAAAATTTCCAATTAATTCAATCAGGAAATATTACATTTGTATTTTTTTTTATATTATATTTTCTTCTAACTAGATTTTAATATTTCAAAACAAAATCAGTCAGTGGTTTCTGGTTTAATTTAGGTTTGTTTTGTAAAAAACTGCATAATTATAATTCATTAATAGTTATCGGGCAACCCGTAGACCCTTCTTTTTTATGATTAGTTAGATCATAACTTGATCCAAGTCTACAGCCGTTAATGGTAAATAATCTGATATCTTGAGTTGTGAATATAAGACTATACTGCTTCTTTGAATTATTTAAAGAAGG from Desulfovibrio gilichinskyi carries:
- a CDS encoding phosphatidate cytidylyltransferase codes for the protein MTLSSLQQRIITSVLLVLALFSALYLGGYILIGAVTLFAAVALNEFYSMFWKDKSHYIAKLLGVISGIAIVLTASLSSPTRVIILLLALFWVYNFKFLFSYSANPDTASYKNSLILFSGLIYIPLSLQFLTSMTSWEILFVLLSSSASDTAAFYAGTYFGKKKIWPRISPKKSWAGSIGGFIACIVCCTVYGRALGNAPVLYWAVLAASLNIASQMGDFFESALKRKLDVKDSGKILPGHGGVLDRIDSLVLALPVYILARQIHAFF